The Lytechinus variegatus isolate NC3 chromosome 7, Lvar_3.0, whole genome shotgun sequence genome includes the window cagtatgttgcccaacattttaagagtgtataaaagtgatatttttgtATCAAATAATAGAGTTATCATTCAATTTGTTGTAATAATATACTCTATAAAATTCAAGGTTGTCTGTAATACATTTCAATGATGTCAATGATTTCAATATTGTCAGTTGAACtaatctatccatctatctatctatctatctatctatctatctatctatctatatatatatatatatatatatatatatatatatatatatatatatatatatatatatgtgtgtgtgtgtgtgaagctatacatgtacaacagctttggcaactcttttattttaaatattgtgtaaagaaatgaagagaacaatggtaggcaaaggaaattataattggtatggtgtcgaaaatctgtctatctgacggtcaattggatcagggcCGCcgagccactaacccgtctctgtggtctagtggttaaggcaccggcgttcaaagctgggggcccgggttcgattcccggcagagacattttttcggcatcatcaatttttccaaagggtagatagctctggggaaccttgatttaagctacgcctaccattgttctcttcatccatttctttacacaatatttaaaataaaagagttgccaaagctgttgtacatgtatagcttcacacacatttgtatactttctcccatacgtgtactgtatcaaagcactagctttgtattaaagcaatagctttgatccagctgaggcatggcggcttgtcattgtttaaaacccaacttcacccgacaaaggaaattataattggtatggtgtcgaaaatctgtctatctgacggtcaattggatcagggcCGCcgagccactaacccgtctctgtggtctagtggttaaggcaccggcgttcaaagctgggggcccgggttcgattcccggcagagacattttttcggcatcaccaatttttccaaagggtagatagctctggggaaccttgatttaagctacgcctaccattgttctcttcatccatttctttacacaatatttaaaataaaagagttgccaaagctgttgtacatgtatagcttcacacacatttgtatactttctcccatacgtgtactgtatcaaagcactagctttgtattaaagcaatagctttgatccagctgaggcatggcggcttgtcattgtttaaaacccaacttcacccgacaaaggaaattataattggtatggtgtcgaaaatctgtctatctgacggtcaattggatcagggcCGCcgagccactaacccgtctctgtggtctagtggttaaggcaccggcgttcaaagctgggggcccgggttcgattcccggcagagacattttttcggcatcaccaatttttccaaagggtagatagctctggggaaccttgatttaagctacgcctaccattgttctcttcatccatttctttacactatatatatatatatatatatatatatatatgtatatataaacgATTTAATCAAAATACTGCCGCAATCTTATATGCGTTTACCATTCAGACGAGCTTCCGAGAGATTGCTCTGGTATATACAATGCAGGTGAAAGGACGAGTGGAGTACACACTATTTGCTTGGGTTCTGGCACAGGAGATGAAGAACGTGTTGATGTTTATTGCAACTTTGATGTAGGTGATGGGTGGACGGTAAGAaatcataataatatgcatttatatggggccatctatctagaaatattataTTCTGAGGAGCACAAGAAAAAGGCAAGATCCTCAATCGGGATATAATTGCTGCAGGCGTGTATGGCTAGTGATGGATTTGAATTAATGATGTGCCCCCTCTCCCCGGATGAAAGTAgacatttgattttatttagcCTTGTCTTAAAACCATGCGATTTAGCTTCACTTGTGTCTACTGGTAGCAGATTCAATTCTGCCATAGTCCTTGGAAGGactttggatgagtgtcaaagtgccaataattaatactgttagaaaagataacaCTTCAGTTTAGATTTTAAAGTGCTGCCATGGCTGCGGAAGAGAAAGCTCGCTCACCCTATCGTGTTTTGGGAGTCTTAAGAAGATACTCGTGTTATGATCTCACGCTACGAGCTGGTGTATAACGCATGACAAGgtcttgtaaatattttgatgcCATACCATTAATACTTTCCAAGTGagaagaagtattttttttaattctatacACTTCCGGATTGGCAGCAAATGTAACTTTTGGAGAAATTGAGAaatgtgttgatattttgacgtTCCAGTTAAAACCTTTGCAGCTGTATTCTGAGCATATTGAAGTTTAATGACATTACGTGAGGTTATTGTGATAAAGAAGAGCTATCCTAATATCTATACGAGATAGTACAAATGGGTGTGTAAGCATAGCAGCAGACATGTGGTCATGGATCttcttaatatacatgtataccgatatattgacatattttctttatatgtGCATccatggacattttttttgtcaactaCAACACCAAGATTTTGAACTGATGACAAAGCCTTAACCAAGGAGTCACCTGTATAGTGCGGTCCTTTGACTAATGATCAACAACTATGTCTtgctttcatttaatttcaacttATTATTTAACATTCATGACCGCTTATCATCCGttgtattttgtaaatgaaGCCTGGCAGACATCTCACTAGCAGGGTCAGTTAGATCAAACGAAATATATAATTGTGTATCGTCCGCATACGTATGAATGTTTACGTCATTTTCCTGAACAATTTTTGCCAGAGGACTAGAAAAGATGGCAAAGAACAACGGTCCGAGGACTGGACCTTGGGGCACTCCGAAAGGAAGTTTAACAgaaaatgacatattttcaccatgaCAATCTGTGATCTCTCCTGAAGATTCAGATGCAAACCAATCCTCCTATGCCACATTTTAAACGATCaaagagcaaatcatgatcatCAGTATCAAATGCCCACTAAAGATCAAGCAGTAGAAAAAAAAGGCCATCTTGTCGTCAACAGCACGAAGAATATCATTTGATACACGAACCAGAGCAGTTTCTACCAAGATGAAACATATGAAATTGACGCAATTAAACCAtgaagtaaaaatatttttctggtTATATGATAACATGccaaagttgcaaaaaatacGACAACTTCAAATATAATGTGTTAAGAAGGAAACCAAaattacatttgtaatattatgTTCAAGGCCAAaagcaattttatttttttattttataacgTTTCGGAGTCTCAatcaatctttatttttattcgaATCGAAAGTCGTTTGCAATTACATgccaaaggttttttttcataaaccaattgcccatctttttttttctcttaaattCTCTTGATTACAAAAATCCTTGTCTGATTGGTTGCGTCAATTTGGGGTAGGAAATGTCTTCCCCGTTCTatcacattttattataattatttgtatttcccCTCTATTCTTCGTCTAAAAAGTGATATTATCAcactctccccctctcccaTTGTCAATGACATATTTACAACATTTAGATCATGAGTACTCTCTCATGAGCTTAATATATTACTTCAATACAGGCCCCGCTTTTATTCACAaagtaacataattattaatcTCCATAATTTCGTTGAATCGATGTATGACTTTATACTAGGTTATTCAACGTCGGCATGACGGAAGTGTTGATTTCTATAGAGATTGGGCTTCCTACAAGAATGGCTTTGGTGATATAGAGAATGAGTTCTGGCTGGGTAATGATATCATTCATCGCATCACTTACCAGGCAACATACAGACTTCGAATAGAGATGGTGGATTTGCAAGGGAATCAATCGAGTGCTGTGTATGATAATTTTCGTGTTGCCAACGAGGGTGATCAGTATCGCCTCGGAGGTCTCACTTTTGTTGGAGGATCTGAAGGTGAGTGAAATGTAAACTGAAATGTTAATCTTCGGTAATATCTGATGGGTACAATAACGTGTTTGTATAAGgtgctaataataataattataatattaataaaaatgatgatgatgtttatttCTTCTTATTTATAAAATTGCTCCCGAAGTGCCATCTTGCAAAGACATTCCACTATATACATATCCATTATAATAGTTACACAATATGAGGTTTTTCCTAGGCAATCATTATCCATATTTTGTGATCTCTGCTCTTGCAGTGGTaaattttataccatatttCATTCTTCCGGGTTTTCCTGTTGACTTTGTGTAAAATTCGACTGTGAGCAGTATTTGCGAAAGTTCGATTGGAGCCTTGAAGCATAAGAACGAAAATGCAGATACGCAGggataaataacaatacaaaagCCTCCACGGTATGACGTCTTTCTCTATCGACACGGATTAAACGTTTTAAATTTTAGCCCATGAAGAAGGGCATTCtcatgatttttataatttgacCATTATACTGCGCAGAAATTAGATCCATTAGGGAGCTTTCGCAACAACTAAGCAGACGCTACCTGAACGTTGAGAATGTATTGTCAAGCCCTCATGACAAAGCAGCTTTTGTCCAGAATCGGAGTctcaaaacagcagtgtcgtcctagactctggacaaacgacacaTTTGTAACTTTTCGTCATCTCATAATCTTACGACAATCTGCTGTCCTGGTctaccaattttcgacaatgacctctaagCTGTTcatttgtttctgtttgtggtaactcccgtaggaactcggcaggacagcatttttttttttggtaaacaaCAAGCTGGTATATTACcttgaaacattttacgtctatacagtgcgtataaaaaaaaagcgggacagatttgaaaagtctataaaattatttgtttgaaattatgatctctatattttggtgtcaatacgtgctctggagtcttatccttcaaatgctattaaaggggaatccagccttggtcataaatgtagtgttggaaaggagaaaaatagataaaacagaatggtgaaagtttgaaagaaatcggaccagcaataagaaagttatggctgctttaaaattgaaatccctatgattatgtagattttaaattggcaactgggttagtaaattatgacaagaggcaaggacaactttcccataggccatgtacttaattatcagggatttgtggttttctcctaactgcccattcccctggggcagtaatctaaatataaccctggtagtatattgtttaatgtcctcatgaaagaaaaataaaatttgaagtaaaacatttgaaaaaatgacatattggCCATTTTacgtattggagtacatggaagagtagtccttgccttacatcactgtgacatcacatatgtggccaatttgcagtctccatggatctagggattaccaatattcacaacttttaaaaaatcataactttcttattatttgtcagatagtgttcaaactttcacctatcaacttgtctgatttttcttattcccctaagaacaagtttttatttgggttggattcccctttaaaataatttagttttgttcatgcttgagcgaacacgaaatgttttgtctggggtaaaaaagaAGGCTTGCGCcgaaatggcataaaatgataaatatgatggtcagacttcttgctaatcagcagacttcctctgaaccttttcattatctttgccataattttcgaattatgcggtcaaaattcattccctaatctacttatttgcttgaatagttctgttgttgttcctttttaacattttctatatattttagaTTTGAATATACCTTCTTttggcaagaacatttttttaaccaaagtatgggagagcgtgtttttcccccaatcctttcattgtgtgctccaagggttatggtgcctttgaacagtggcaaaCTGAGGGGTGGTggctcggggtgctccccccccccccaataaaaaattatgaccaaggaaaaaaagtggaaaggaaaataacagaaaacatagaaaaaatatgatatcattttctgaatattatttcaaaattttaataaaaaagtggaaagttttgcttgctcgcttcacaactttttaatgcattttacccgatctgccatatcttgctcctttaaaattgactcaatacaccattgccattgaaagacatgaatcctttcctgtttgtcctgtcaagcacataattaaacttggtgaaggattcaataaccctttgaaaataggattaatgtcttttataggtaccataacataatatgtttcacataataattatgaaaggtaccataacataattggtttcacataataaaaggatttgaatgactacaaattctcccaattaataatgcaaatcttcttacttgggttgacaaaaagtcttctgttcttacttatgaaggaaaattcaaaggtaaaagaagtttaaatgaaaacaatataattcaggtaaataaataaatttgtaaatgaaatttgacagcataattcgaaaattgtggcaaagataatgaaaatgttaagaggaagtctgctgattagccaaaagtctaatcaaattaatttctcatttctgccattttggcccaagcctctttttgaactcccgacaaaaacgtcccgtgttcgctcaagcatgaacaatttttttaatggaatttcaaagataagatcttagagcatccattaacatcaaaatatagatataataatttgaaacaatttttttatagacttttcaaaactgtcccgtttttttatacgcactgtataggttaatcagtcatgtTGGCGGACGTAATAGACggcagatatcactcttggcctttttatcaaagtggagacaatggcagagttggtattcgaactcacaaccttgcgattatgagtccaatgctctaaccactggaccacacgaacCGTGTGTGATTGtaatttgacgggcattttctaTAGCttataaattatgcaaatatatcAAACTCCTCTCTCGCAGATACCTATTTCAAAATAAACCGACACGGATCCTGTCTTAATGAACgttattctgaactcgggttaaaatgaaactctggtttaaagttgtttaACTACGGATCGACAATTGTAGCATAAATCTCTATCAGTGTATGCTTGATTGAAcaactcatttgacactcaaaccATTCGTAACTGTCTGTGAATAATAACTGGGGTATTCTTATTTATCATGAAAGCAATTgggaaatgaaatatgatacatGATTATGAATAATATACGATATAAAATTTTTCTTAGCTTTGACGTCATTCATAGAAATAGATTCATATAAAATCATTGATGCACATCTAAGAACTTGTTATCAATAATTTGGGACTATTACTGCTACAGATAAGTCCAGTTAGGcagtatcatttttattgatcctTTTAGTGTTTTATGGGGATTTTATTTGTTTCCCAAGAATACCTGTCATTACTGTTGTTGGAGCGtaaggccctatctcaccaacggagacgtcgccgcgacagtctccaacttatcaatcgctgcagtcgcggagacctctcggagacaaaaatggcttgcgctctcaccaaggagacgtctcgatggaacgtttgaaagatcatacacctgacttggagcaggaggagggatatcagcacgcgttcagtcacgtggtttctgaagtgggtcaaacagtgtgaagaagtgtcgcggagacgtctccgcaatgtattataattttttttggtctccagcaggtcttcgcgatgtcttTGAGACGTCTCTGAGAGTCTGACATCGCggagacatcgcggcgacgtctcagcagtcgcggatatcattagtctccgagacgtcgcagcaactgatggagacttctcggagacgtcgcggagactagaaacagtctccaaaaatattaaacatgtttaatcttcttgcgactcctcgcgagactctgtaattttcatgagacgtctcaagcccagtgagataccccctaaagggggtatctcactgggcttgaaactagttcgcgactagttcgcgactacaaattttgctagttgcagagacgtctccgcgacatctctaagacgtctcatgaaaattatagagtctccgaggagtcgcaagaagattaaacatgtttaatatttttggagactgtttctagtctccgcgaagtctccatcagttgctgcgacgtctcggagactaatgatatccgcgactgctgagacgtcgccgcgatgtctcagagacgtctcagagacatcgcgaagacctgctggagacaaaaaaaattataatacattgcggagacgtctccgcgacaattcttcacactgtttgacccacttcagaaaccacgtgactgaacgcgtACTGATaatccctcctcctgctccaagtcaggtgtatgatctttcaaacgttccatcgatcctattttgaaattgttgctGCCACCACTCCTTCCAGCATGCCACCCAAGGCAAGTGGAAGTCGCAAGAAAAAGGAACAAGTTTTTGAAGCAGCTCTTGCTGTCGAGGAAGCTTTCGAtgccaacatggccaaagaGGCCAAACAGTTTGACTGGAAACAAGAACAGCAGCAGATAATGGCCGACTTTTGGGAGGATCATCCCGAATTGTATGACAAATCCCACGAAAAATTTAAAGATAGCACTTACAAGATGTCAGCTGTTGAATCCTTTAGTTAGTGTCTTGTCTTTTGATCTTGGGCGTAAGTCGAGCCACCAACTTCCTGAACATATCTGGATCCACTTGCAGGAATTAATTAAATTCCTAGAGGACCTCAAATCCCCTTCTTCCAGATGTGTCATCAGCTTCTCATACCAGCCATGGTGTTGCCGTTGTAGGAGCCACTCACGTACCCACTCTGTCTTTGCCTTCCTCTTTCTGGCACGATACCTACCCTTGGCTTTAGCCTTATTCACGGCCAGAGCTATCAGCACGAGGGCCAATGCTTCCTTCTTCTCATCATCCCGGTAGGGATCCTGTTCTAACAGCTTATCAACATCATTGCAGATGTCCATGGTGAGCGTTCTTGACTGTCTGGTGTCAGAAATACGAATGATATATATAGCTGTAGACCTAAGTGTATATAGGCAGGAGGAAGTCTCGGATACGTCTCAGCGACGTCTCAGCAACCTTTCGGAGACCCTGGCAAACTACCAGCCAAGTCACCGCGACTGCCCGGAAACATCTCGGAGACGTCGCCGAGACTGCCTGAAACGTCTCGGAGACTCGCTTGCAATTAAGAAATGTCTCAAGGACGTCGCAGCGACTACTTGGAGACTTTCCCGCAACATCGCCGCGACTGTCGGGCTAGTGCTTAACCTGCTCTGGAGACGTCTCTGAGACAACGCAgagacgtctccttggtgagagcgcaagccatttttgtctccgagacgtctccgcgactgcagcgactgataagttggagactgtcgcggcgacgtctccgttggtgagatagggcctttAAGTTTAAGAATATTCTGGGTTTCAGACCCTGTcagaaaaaaaagctgaaaaCAACTATCATATTCtcagaaaattattttctaGATCTCTTACACCTTTAGT containing:
- the LOC121418107 gene encoding ficolin-1-like translates to MSVLILSYILNGAYGDELPRDCSGIYNAGERTSGVHTICLGSGTGDEERVDVYCNFDVGDGWTVIQRRHDGSVDFYRDWASYKNGFGDIENEFWLGNDIIHRITYQATYRLRIEMVDLQGNQSSAVYDNFRVANEGDQYRLGGLTFVGGSEEIRSIRELSQQLSRRYLNVENVLSSPHDKAAFVQNRSLKTAVSS